CTGGCGCTCCAGTTCCAGGACACGTTTCTCCAACTTTTCAATATTTAATTGCAGACAAGAGAGCACGTCTGCTACCGGGTCGGGGAGCAGGTCGTGACGCAGGTCAATTTCTTTTTCCCCGCTTCTTTTTTCATCTAATACCTTTTTCCCATTTTGAACTACCACCCTACCAGGTACCCCCACAACTGTACTGTCCGGTGGAATGGCTTTTAGAACAACCGATCCGGCGCCAATTTTAACGTTATCACCAACGGTAAAGGAACCTAAAACTTTGGCGCCCGAACTTACTACAACGTTATCGCCTATGGTTGGATGCCTCTTGCCCTTTTCTTTACCCGTGCCCCCCAGAGTGACACCCTGGTATAGGGTAACGTTATTGCCGATTTCAGCGGTTTCGCCAATAACCACGCCCGAACCGTGGTCAATGAAAAGGCCCTCCCCTATTTTCGCTCCAGGGTGGATTTCTATCCCGGTCAAAAAGCGCCCAAACTGGGAAATCAACCTGGCCGTAACAAACCAGCGCCTCTGATAAAAGGCGTGCGCTACCCTGTATATCAACAGGGCGTGCAAACCAGGG
This region of Pelotomaculum schinkii genomic DNA includes:
- the cysE gene encoding serine O-acetyltransferase produces the protein MFSRLRKDISAVMERDPAAKSTLEVILCYPGLHALLIYRVAHAFYQRRWFVTARLISQFGRFLTGIEIHPGAKIGEGLFIDHGSGVVIGETAEIGNNVTLYQGVTLGGTGKEKGKRHPTIGDNVVVSSGAKVLGSFTVGDNVKIGAGSVVLKAIPPDSTVVGVPGRVVVQNGKKVLDEKRSGEKEIDLRHDLLPDPVADVLSCLQLNIEKLEKRVLELERQNIQLSAQRFRQIEDNPADHGEERLAGSGRSA